The Streptococcus mitis genome has a segment encoding these proteins:
- a CDS encoding SEC10/PgrA surface exclusion domain-containing protein, whose protein sequence is MSKTTENSHSTTKKLYTGAVISVIATGLVSTIGTAHANEVEIPLPTTAKTEPALVEKEAPKNTEVKVPTKDEVAELGATAKKAQDDADKAKEVLDQANEKSDKAEKKAAGLKQDVADAQKTADKATPETIQNAEKKVETAKASVPTAEQGVSTAKTAKDDADREVAVHGKTVGTKQAEVTQARNQVATAKTKVENAQKALNGEGLADAKNKQADAIKEESESKQAQEMAQKALDSAKAQNQDHDAQLKQAEQAVKTAQATLESKSQEKETAQTNAEKATADYNQAVSTLNNLQKEDAKATITLAPDFIKAVKEKIAFKREIRTNGDKLSEEYLDSKSDELYDRIVNSQLQNRTLNKYTPSAKDQADETRYDINNLPKEVTDELNYFVADLINQMRRQLGLPDVVLSKSSLEFANKIAKEYVKANWSHAMIDDYRAKGGAGHYAKGVYKAASDYGLKSGYSEAKDKEYMEKGFQPYENSVTNPLYHDFDDADGVYRKTLGEMKEKLYDDLIELVSHKNDYLHTQGILQFDYADEVAYFGGVAQSKSNEIYTTHFITSLRSSHVDGSKWDKTPIVNPLSNTNKEQEIAKVRQTLADAMVARKNAQDKLEATTKAESDAQTTLTTAQAHLSALNNGESPLANAQKVFNEAKDRHDKAVVTLANANALVNNLTASKATKEETLTQAQATLKNAEKALKLAQDALKAEEDKMANLEALASNKAQVVSTAKKALQDAKDNVKQAEKELADLKGAKARLTEVKAQLEKAQAELKDAYKAQNKAKVDYEVKSLAAGQVRTAYETAKAKFEEAETKRLVAQADAKRKELEKAGYKPVPVVDGKGNVVDYTAEKVTVGTKDDKTYQAPAQATNAKAEPKKQLPNTGTKESNLLALLGASVGLLALAGKRKYNR, encoded by the coding sequence ATGTCAAAAACTACGGAAAATAGTCATAGTACTACTAAAAAATTGTATACAGGTGCGGTTATTTCTGTCATCGCAACTGGTCTTGTCAGCACAATCGGAACTGCTCATGCAAATGAGGTAGAGATTCCATTACCTACAACTGCTAAAACCGAGCCAGCTTTGGTAGAGAAAGAAGCGCCTAAGAACACTGAAGTAAAAGTTCCTACAAAGGATGAAGTTGCTGAACTTGGTGCAACTGCTAAAAAAGCGCAAGACGATGCAGACAAAGCAAAAGAAGTCTTGGATCAAGCCAACGAAAAATCTGATAAGGCAGAAAAGAAAGCTGCAGGCTTGAAACAAGATGTCGCAGATGCTCAAAAGACTGCTGACAAAGCGACACCTGAAACGATTCAAAACGCAGAGAAGAAAGTGGAAACTGCAAAAGCAAGTGTTCCAACTGCTGAACAAGGGGTATCAACTGCTAAAACTGCTAAAGATGATGCAGACCGTGAGGTTGCCGTACACGGTAAAACCGTAGGCACTAAGCAAGCAGAAGTGACTCAAGCTCGTAACCAAGTCGCTACTGCCAAAACAAAAGTAGAAAACGCACAAAAAGCTCTCAATGGCGAAGGTCTTGCTGATGCTAAAAACAAACAAGCAGATGCTATCAAAGAAGAGAGCGAAAGCAAACAAGCTCAAGAAATGGCACAAAAGGCTCTTGATAGTGCTAAAGCACAAAATCAAGACCACGATGCTCAACTAAAACAAGCAGAACAAGCGGTTAAAACTGCTCAAGCAACTCTTGAAAGCAAGTCTCAAGAGAAAGAAACTGCACAAACTAATGCAGAGAAAGCAACTGCTGATTACAACCAAGCGGTATCCACTCTTAACAATCTTCAAAAAGAGGATGCGAAAGCTACTATCACTCTTGCTCCAGACTTCATCAAGGCTGTGAAAGAGAAAATTGCGTTTAAACGTGAAATTCGTACTAATGGGGATAAGTTGTCCGAGGAATATCTTGACTCTAAGTCAGATGAACTTTACGACCGTATCGTAAATTCTCAACTCCAAAACCGCACCCTCAACAAATACACACCATCAGCAAAAGACCAAGCAGATGAAACTCGTTATGACATTAACAATCTTCCTAAAGAAGTCACAGATGAACTTAATTATTTCGTAGCTGACCTCATCAACCAAATGCGCCGCCAACTTGGACTTCCAGATGTTGTTCTTTCAAAATCAAGTCTTGAATTTGCGAACAAAATCGCTAAAGAATATGTAAAAGCAAATTGGTCACACGCTATGATTGATGACTACCGTGCTAAAGGCGGTGCAGGTCACTACGCTAAAGGTGTTTACAAAGCAGCTAGTGATTATGGTTTGAAGAGTGGTTATTCCGAAGCGAAAGACAAAGAGTATATGGAAAAAGGTTTCCAACCTTATGAAAACTCTGTAACCAATCCGCTTTACCATGATTTTGATGATGCAGACGGAGTTTACCGTAAAACTCTTGGAGAAATGAAAGAGAAATTGTACGATGACCTCATTGAACTTGTTTCTCACAAAAATGACTATCTCCATACTCAGGGTATCCTCCAATTCGACTACGCTGATGAAGTCGCTTATTTCGGTGGTGTAGCGCAAAGCAAGTCCAATGAGATTTACACTACCCACTTTATCACAAGTCTTCGCAGTAGCCACGTAGACGGCTCAAAATGGGATAAAACTCCTATTGTGAACCCACTTTCAAACACAAACAAAGAGCAAGAAATTGCCAAAGTTCGCCAAACTCTTGCTGATGCTATGGTAGCTCGTAAAAACGCTCAAGACAAACTTGAAGCAACCACAAAAGCAGAGTCAGATGCCCAAACTACTCTTACGACTGCACAAGCTCACTTGTCTGCCTTGAACAATGGCGAAAGCCCACTTGCAAACGCTCAAAAGGTTTTCAACGAAGCGAAAGACCGTCATGATAAAGCAGTTGTGACACTTGCTAATGCTAATGCTCTTGTCAATAACTTGACTGCTTCAAAAGCAACAAAAGAGGAAACTCTGACACAAGCACAAGCAACTCTTAAAAACGCTGAGAAAGCTCTCAAACTTGCACAAGATGCTCTTAAAGCAGAAGAAGATAAGATGGCAAATCTTGAAGCTCTCGCTTCAAATAAAGCCCAAGTGGTATCTACTGCTAAGAAAGCTCTTCAAGATGCGAAAGACAACGTTAAACAAGCTGAGAAAGAACTTGCAGACCTTAAAGGTGCAAAAGCTCGCTTGACAGAAGTTAAAGCTCAACTTGAAAAAGCCCAAGCAGAGCTTAAAGATGCTTACAAAGCACAAAATAAAGCCAAAGTAGACTACGAAGTTAAGAGCCTTGCAGCAGGTCAAGTCCGAACTGCTTACGAAACTGCCAAAGCGAAGTTTGAAGAAGCCGAAACAAAACGCTTGGTAGCACAAGCAGATGCCAAACGTAAAGAGCTTGAAAAAGCGGGTTATAAACCAGTTCCAGTTGTAGATGGTAAGGGTAATGTTGTGGATTATACAGCAGAAAAAGTAACCGTAGGAACTAAAGACGATAAGACTTATCAAGCGCCTGCACAAGCTACAAATGCAAAAGCAGAGCCTAAGAAACAACTTCCAAATACAGGAACAAAGGAATCGAATCTCCTCGCATTGCTTGGAGCAAGTGTTGGACTATTGGCTTTAGCAGGAAAACGAAAATATAATAGATAA
- a CDS encoding XRE family transcriptional regulator, with amino-acid sequence MYQPEKLRARRKELKLTQKEIAEELGISFQAYSAWERGIKEPSQEKVAQLEKILKVAKGYFTQIEIVRLYNSLSKQGKDKVVLYARNLAQEEQTQKVATMPERLYEYRVYERMSAGIGASVYDDRNFDTVYFNEELAHDFASWVAGDSMEPKYQNGSVALIRETGFDYDGAVYAVVCNNQTYIKRVYREENGLRLVSINPKYKDIFISYEEDPRIVGIIVGNFVPMEG; translated from the coding sequence ATGTACCAACCAGAAAAACTCAGGGCTCGGAGGAAAGAGCTAAAACTGACACAAAAAGAGATTGCAGAGGAATTAGGGATTAGTTTTCAGGCTTACTCCGCTTGGGAGCGTGGCATCAAGGAACCGTCCCAGGAGAAAGTTGCTCAGCTGGAGAAGATTTTAAAAGTAGCAAAAGGGTATTTTACTCAGATTGAGATTGTTCGTCTCTACAATAGCCTCTCCAAGCAAGGGAAGGACAAGGTTGTGCTCTATGCTCGCAACCTGGCTCAAGAAGAACAAACTCAGAAGGTGGCGACCATGCCAGAGCGTCTCTACGAATATCGTGTCTATGAACGCATGTCAGCAGGGATCGGGGCTTCGGTTTATGATGATCGGAATTTTGATACGGTTTACTTTAATGAGGAACTAGCCCACGATTTTGCTTCCTGGGTGGCTGGGGACTCCATGGAACCTAAATATCAAAATGGTTCCGTGGCTTTGATTCGAGAGACCGGATTTGATTATGATGGGGCGGTTTATGCAGTGGTTTGCAACAACCAGACCTATATCAAACGGGTCTATCGAGAGGAGAATGGATTGCGTCTGGTCTCTATCAATCCTAAATACAAGGATATTTTCATCTCCTATGAGGAAGATCCTCGGATTGTGGGGATTATCGTTGGGAACTTTGTGCCGATGGAGGGCTAG
- a CDS encoding Y-family DNA polymerase: MGYFDYSREPKSDIAFVDMKSFYASVECVKRGLHPLKTSLCVMSRADNSTGLILASSPLFKKIFGKSNVGRAYDLPFDIKTRKFSYYNARKQGLPTDSDYVRYIEDWAQVTLIVPPRMDEYIAVNMEIQRIFQNYGSPDDIYPYSIDEGFIDLTSSLNYFISDKSFSRKDKLDMLSARIQRDIWRQTGIYSTVGMSNANPLLAKLALDNEAKHTPTMRANWSYQDVEEKVWSIPKMTDFWGIGRRMEKRLHALGIFSIKELATSNPDQLKKVLGQAGLRLWFHANGIDESNVHKPYKAKSKGLGNSQILPRDYVKLRDIEIILREMAEQVAIRLRRSGKKTTLVSIYVGFSKQEVRSSIHTQMKVEPTNNTAVLTDYVLKLFQNKYTSGAVRSIGVNYSGFVDESFGLISLFDDVDKLEKEERLQTAIDSIREQFGFTSLLRANALEEASRSLARSKLIGGHSAGGLDGLK, from the coding sequence ATGGGCTACTTTGATTATTCCAGAGAGCCCAAAAGTGACATTGCCTTTGTCGATATGAAATCCTTTTATGCTAGTGTTGAGTGCGTGAAAAGGGGCTTGCATCCGCTGAAGACCTCGCTTTGTGTCATGAGTCGCGCGGATAATTCAACTGGTCTTATCCTAGCCTCCTCTCCCCTGTTTAAGAAGATTTTTGGCAAGTCAAATGTTGGTCGAGCCTATGATCTGCCCTTTGATATCAAGACCCGTAAATTTTCCTACTATAATGCTAGAAAGCAAGGGCTACCTACCGACTCAGACTATGTTCGCTACATCGAAGATTGGGCTCAAGTGACCTTGATTGTGCCACCCAGGATGGATGAGTACATCGCAGTCAATATGGAAATCCAGCGAATCTTTCAGAATTATGGCAGTCCAGATGATATTTATCCTTACTCTATCGATGAGGGCTTTATTGACCTGACTAGTTCACTTAATTATTTCATTTCGGACAAGAGTTTCTCTCGCAAAGACAAGCTGGATATGCTTTCTGCTCGTATTCAGAGGGATATTTGGAGGCAGACAGGAATCTACTCTACAGTAGGTATGTCCAATGCCAATCCCTTACTGGCCAAGTTGGCTCTGGATAATGAGGCTAAGCACACTCCGACCATGAGGGCTAACTGGTCTTACCAGGATGTGGAAGAGAAGGTCTGGTCCATTCCCAAGATGACGGATTTTTGGGGGATTGGCAGGCGGATGGAGAAACGCTTGCATGCTCTGGGGATTTTTTCCATCAAGGAATTGGCAACCAGCAATCCCGACCAGCTAAAGAAAGTTCTGGGTCAGGCTGGTCTTCGTTTGTGGTTTCATGCTAACGGAATTGATGAGAGCAATGTTCATAAGCCCTATAAAGCCAAATCCAAGGGCCTGGGAAATTCTCAAATCTTGCCGAGAGACTACGTGAAGCTACGGGATATTGAAATTATTCTCCGGGAAATGGCGGAGCAGGTGGCTATTAGATTGAGAAGGTCTGGCAAGAAAACAACCCTTGTCTCTATCTATGTCGGTTTCTCTAAACAGGAGGTCAGGTCGTCTATTCACACACAAATGAAGGTCGAACCGACCAATAATACAGCTGTCTTAACGGATTATGTTTTGAAGTTATTTCAGAACAAATATACTTCTGGAGCGGTTAGAAGTATTGGAGTTAACTATTCAGGATTTGTAGACGAGTCCTTTGGTTTGATATCTCTCTTTGATGATGTTGATAAGTTAGAAAAAGAAGAAAGGCTCCAGACGGCCATTGACTCCATTCGGGAACAATTTGGTTTCACTTCCCTTTTAAGAGCAAATGCACTGGAAGAAGCCTCTAGGAGTCTTGCCAGAAGCAAGCTGATTGGGGGACATTCTGCTGGAGGATTAGATGGATTAAAATGA
- a CDS encoding DUF5960 family protein — protein sequence MTRKELYENKLQMDYFSDDYIRFEEDFQKYSAMNVPLTFLIDDILRTMAMNQKNYFVLNKENAKDGREHRFYFRVVTEKACPRNRTYVYVGVKNSDQ from the coding sequence ATGACTAGAAAAGAGCTGTATGAAAACAAACTGCAGATGGATTATTTTTCAGATGACTATATTCGTTTTGAAGAGGATTTTCAAAAATACTCTGCCATGAACGTACCCTTGACTTTCTTGATTGATGACATCCTACGAACCATGGCAATGAATCAGAAGAACTACTTTGTCTTAAATAAGGAAAATGCCAAGGATGGGCGGGAGCATCGTTTTTATTTTAGGGTGGTAACGGAAAAAGCGTGTCCCAGAAATAGGACCTATGTATATGTTGGGGTTAAAAATAGTGACCAGTAG
- a CDS encoding ADP-ribosylglycohydrolase family protein has translation MLGTIIGDIVGSRFEWDNHKSKNFDLFTSDCSPTDDSVMSLAVAKALLASKEDWSHLSENAVKYMQEIGRDYPNCGYGGNFFYWILSDNPQPYASYGNGAAMRISAVGFVADSIEQAKYLSQAVTQVSHNHPEGIKGAEAVAVAIFLARKGYGLFEIRDYIDENYYPMDFTLDKIRDSYTFDVTCPGSVPQAFQAFFESTSFEDAVRNAISIGGDSDTIAAICGGLAEAYYGLSDEIRQEALSFLDNRLLEIVVEFENTYPK, from the coding sequence ATGCTAGGAACAATTATAGGAGATATTGTCGGTTCTCGTTTTGAGTGGGACAATCATAAAAGTAAAAATTTTGATTTGTTTACCTCGGATTGTTCACCAACTGACGATAGTGTAATGAGTTTAGCAGTTGCTAAGGCGTTGTTGGCTAGTAAGGAAGATTGGAGTCATCTTTCGGAAAATGCTGTTAAGTACATGCAAGAGATTGGGAGAGACTATCCAAATTGTGGATATGGTGGGAATTTTTTCTATTGGATTCTGTCTGATAATCCGCAGCCTTATGCTAGCTATGGTAATGGGGCTGCGATGAGAATCAGTGCAGTCGGTTTTGTAGCAGATAGTATAGAGCAAGCAAAATACTTGTCACAAGCAGTGACACAAGTGAGTCATAATCATCCTGAGGGGATCAAAGGAGCAGAAGCAGTTGCAGTAGCTATTTTCTTAGCTCGAAAGGGTTATGGTCTTTTTGAAATCAGAGATTATATCGATGAAAACTACTATCCCATGGACTTTACTTTAGATAAAATCAGAGATTCTTATACATTTGACGTTACTTGCCCAGGCTCTGTTCCCCAGGCTTTCCAAGCTTTTTTCGAGTCAACTAGCTTTGAAGATGCTGTCAGAAATGCCATTTCTATAGGAGGAGATAGTGATACTATTGCAGCCATCTGCGGAGGACTTGCAGAAGCTTATTATGGTCTTTCTGACGAGATTAGACAAGAAGCCCTATCTTTTTTAGATAATCGTTTACTTGAAATTGTTGTTGAATTTGAAAATACTTATCCCAAATAA